AAGGCAGTACAATTTTTGTGTGTAAAGTAATACAACCCCCTAGTGTGGACATTTGTACTAGTATGAAGGTGCTTGAGCTTATTCCCATTAAGGAAAAAGTTATAGCTGTGTAACTGCAACCACAGTAGTAGAATGTACTGCTGTAACTATTTtggttaaaataaaaacaaaatgcacaCCATTAATTATAATAGTTATACTTGTTCAAAAACTACTATATGTAGACCCGACTTAGTCTAGCTATGAAGAGAGAAATTTGGCAATTCATATTGAATATTAATTGATTTAGCTAATTATcctaaaaagaagaaaacatttaaCAAAGTTTTGGTTTTCCTTTTGCAAATAGTCATtggactatttttttaaatgtttgagaGATGAGAATACTTACTACATATCGTATCTTTAATTTTGTTTCGGGGATACTTGTTCATTTACCAATATCTATTACTGATTTTTTAAGTTATGACTATATTCATCTAAACTTTAATAGGCAACTGAAAGAAATGgggaaagattttaaagaataaaatgaaGACACTTTAGTTTCACAGTTATCTACACCATAAATCTACATTTTACAACCTTATTGCTGTAAAAAGAACATCTTGTTATGAAACATACAGGCAAACATGCTGTCAGTTAAAACAGATTGTCCTAATCTGTCGCTGAGTTCTTGCCTTTTTAGTAATTGCACTAGGTTTCCCCTAAACCTCGGGAGGGCACTAGTGTGACATTCACAGAGTGAAATGCTCAGGGGGATGTATGTATGTTTATATTATAAATACACAGATTTCTCTCTAAAGTCTCAGTGTAGAAAATACAATTTTCCCATTCCCACTACACACTGCAGAGTGACTTCCACAGCCTGCCAGGTCAAAAGGTGAAAAGTTTTATCTATCAAAATGTCAAGCAAGCTAACACCAGTAGGCAATCCTCTAGCCACCAGAAACCCCAACGTGGTGGTCATTTAAAGAGGCAAGACTGTACATCAATGGGAAGACTTCCTCCACGCTAAGAGTACTATTCTATCAgcttccacacacaaaaatctgaGCCCAATAATTAGTttcataaataacttttccttttaccCTGGAGGATCTCAAACTGTTTCAGAGCAAGCGAGTATTTGTTCGCTATGCCATCATCAAATTCTCCATTTAGGGGAGGCAGCAGCTAATTAAAAGCACACCGCAAAAGTTCTATAAACCTGTAGTGTAAATATCCACGTGTAGAGGGAGGCATTCAAGAAGGCAAGCAAACTCAGTAGACTGGGTTTTGCGCCCGAGGTGTCTGGTATCGGATTCCCCCCTGAGAGTTAGTGACTGTGGCGTAACTCGTATGGCATAAAGGCAAGCGCCTGTCATGAGAGCTAGTGCTGATAATGCTGGTGGTTGGATTGGCACTTCTGGGAAAGATCATTGTCCATAAATGCTTGGTTATAGAGCAAGCAGTTGAGTTTTCGGGTCAATTCCACTTAAAGGGGGAAGAAGCGGTAGCCATTCCCTCTTTGCTGGGCAAGCCCAATGAACTATTTCTTCGGAGTGTTCTTTTACAGTGTCAGCAGCTGCGAGCTGGTCACAAGCCTGTGCAAACGATAAAGCCATGCCACCAAAACCGCGCAAACCACGGTTGTCATTCTCCAGAGTCTCCTCAGAACGAGAGAGAGAAATGACTGTATTGCCCAAAGCAGCGCGCTTGTCATTGTCACTAGTTACACGATATTCACGACCTACCTCTAGGAAAACGGTGCGCAGAGCCTACGCTGTGAGGGAGTGTTACCGACCGCAACTAGGAACTGGGGGCTGAcaggctcgcccccccccccccccgcacacacttcTCTAGCGAGCCGCCTCGCAGCCTGGCTGAGACCCGCTGCAGCCACAAGAGGGCGATGCGCGCCAAGGCGGCGAGTCGCGGCGCTGAGCGCGACAGTAAGTTCCAGGACGGGCTCGACTCCCGCCCACGGTTACACAGCACGAGCCGAACCCCTCTGCCCCGGGCGCGCCACCGCTCAACCTGTCCGGGCTCCGAGGCGCGGCTGGCAGCGCGAGCGCGAGTCTAGGACCGGGGTGGGCGCCTCGAGGTGCGGCCCCAGCAGCCGGGCGCGCTCCCCGGTCCCCTCTGCGAGGCCGAGCGCGGCAACGCACGAACCGCGAGCTCAGCCCGATCaggtgccgcccccccccccccggcgcctctgagCCATCTCCCCGCAGGCTGCAGCCCGgcgcccccctgccctgactgcCCCGGCGCCGCCGCTCAGCCCCGGCTCGCGCTTCCTTGGCGCCGCGCTGGGTCTTAGCAGCGACCCCGGGCCTGCCCAGGGGCACGTTTGCAGCCCACGTGCGGCGTTCGTGCCTCTGTCGGAGCAAGCGGCTtctcgccccctcccccttccccggaaCCCAGCAGCGCAAAGCCCCATAAACAGGAAGGCGGGAAGGAGAACAGCCAGTCCTGCCCTGTCCCAGCACTGGCACCGCTGGAGCCGCGTTCCCTGCTCGCATGGCCCggcctcccgggggggggggggggggggcggaaacagccccactccccccccgcccgcccgcccgccactcactgcagctgctgcagATTTACGAGGCTCGGCCCCCAGCAGCGGCGCAGGGCAGAGCCCTTTCCGCCCCTCCCGCTACACCGCCCCCGGCCCGAGGGATTCCTGTAACACTGGCTCCCCGTcactggggcaggaggcggggccggGGCTGTATAAAATCGGGGCAGGCGGCGAGCTCCTAAGTTCAGACCAGCTACCCCCGGGTGTCGTCGCGAGTGCTGGGCACGGGTCTGCCAGCGGGGAAGGCGCCAGGCAGGgtgagccccagcagcagccgccTCCAGTCCAGCCTGACCGCTGAGGGGGAGCCACTCACCTGCCGCGGCGAGCCCGGGTGTCCGTGTGAGCCCCTGCCCGCTCTCCGATGAGCGCCGCCGCCCTGTACAGCCTGGACTCCCCGGCATGCTACAGGCACTGGTCCCTGGAGCCGGCCAACTTCTACGACACTAAGGCGGGCGGCGGGCTGAGTCCCTCCTGCAAGCCCGGCGGTGGCGGCGGCATGAGCGCCGAGGAGCAgggcggcggcagcagcaacCTGGCCGAGCTGAGCGCCGCCGCCCCGGCCATGTACGAGGACGAGAGCGCCATCGACTTCAGCTCCTACATCGACTCCATGTCGGCCGTGCCTAACCTGGAGCTGTGCAACGACGAGCTCTTCGCCGACCTCTTCAACAGCAACCACAAGGCGGAGCGGGGCGGCGACTACGGCGAGTACCTGCCGCCCGCGGGCCGCGACCCCGCCAAGGACTTCGGCGCCGCCCTGCTGGGTGGCGAGCCCCGGcccggctcctctgccccccgcGTCGCCCTGAAGCAGGAGCCGGACTGGAGCGACAGCGACCTTTCCTCCTCGCTGCTGCCCTCGCAGGTCGCCACCTGCGCCCAGACCATCATGAACCTGAGCGGGCAGCCCACGCCGCCCACCTCGCCCGAGCCCGCGGGcagcagctcgccctccagctgcagcacccGCTCCCCCTCGTCGTCCTCCTCCTGCGGCCAGGGGCCGGTGGCCGGGGCGCCGGGCAGGGACCGCGGCGGCAAGAAGTGGGTGGACAGGTTCAGCCCTGAGTACCGGCAGCGCCGGGAGCGCAACAACATCGCCGTGCGCAAGAGCCGCGACAAGGCCAAGCGGCGCAACCAGGAGATGCAGCAGAAGTTGCTGGAGCTGTCGGCCGAGAACGAGAAGCTGCACAAAAAGATCGAGCAGCTGACCCGGGACTTGTCCAGCCTCAGGCATTTCTTCAAGCAGCTGCCTGGCGCGTCCTTCTTGCAGCCTGGCTCGGGCACCGACTGCCGGTAACCTGGGCAAGGGGCGCCAGGGACTCACTGCCTTATCCTACCAATACCTCAAGAGACCTGCACAGAGCAGCCGGCGCTGCAGAGACGGGACTGGCCTACCTGCAGCGGGAACGGTGCCTCGGGGGGGCCCGCTGCTGCTTCTCAACTCCTGTCTGCTCCCTAAGCGGCAGCGAGGGAGCGAGGAAGACACAGAACAGTGAAATTGTGCTGGGTTTCAGTTTCTTTTGAATGTTGTAGCAAGATTGGACTAAGCCTGGGTCTTTAACCGCCAAACTtgcaaaaaaaatctatatatagagagagagagaaagggaaaaaagagcTAAACTTTTGTGGTTTTCTCCTTAACTTATTTTTGTAATTGtagtttttgttctttttctaCATTTTATTCATATTGATGCAGCTATGGTACATTTTGTAAAAATGATTCAAAAACCCTTTATACTGTAGATAACAGAAGGaaagactgagcatgctcaacaTTTTATATCAATTTTTACAGCAATtctaagaataaaaaaaaagcattttaaatcacTTTTGCTTCATGTCTTTACCCTAGGCTTTGGAGCCAGACTGGTGAGAGTAAATGCAACAGATGGAGCCGTACTTTTCAGGAGCTGCAAACATTCATAGCATTAATATAAGCATGTGATTTCATCAGTAAAATCTGTAGTAAGCGTGTGTTAAGTACAAGTTCTTacaaacttcattttcaatattaTTAAATCAGAAAAATGACTAGGATTTCTTAGTGCACTAAGTGTTTTAAACATTAAATGGAGACAACACTGTGTATTaagattaaaattattttttgccACTATGGCAGTAATTGCTATAACAGTTCAAGCTAATACTTTCCACCAGAAGCTGAACTGTGTTAACAAGTAGGCCATTTCCTACTACCATGGTTCTCAAGTAGCATGATAAACACAAGGGAAGCTAAGTTTTGCTATTAAAACTGTGAAAACCTCAAGGCAACAGTTAAGAGTTCCAGCTGTAAAATACCCCCAAATCAGGTCAACCCATGTTGTACTGTTGTACAAAAAAATTTTAAGGCTGTGAAGGAAAGGTGAATTCATGGTGGAATAAACATGTTATTTACATTATTGCTGCAAGTACCTGAATCTTCAGGTTTTTGTTGGGACACATTTTGGTATTCTTAAATCATACTCAACACACTCATCAGCTTTGCTGTGCAGTTCTGACAGTGAGGGCTGCCATTGAAAATAACTGCATATATTTAAGTCAATTTAGTCACCTAAATTTGTGCATAATCTAGAAGTATTCCTCTTACAGCATAAGTGGGGGTGGCAACAGCCTGTAGAAAACTTGATATAATGCTGCAAACACTACCAGGGTGAAGTGCTTACCAGCAGAAAATAGATTCAGAAAATAGATTTCAGTTTGACTATTCACAGCAGCAAGCATTGCCCTGGGTAGTATCTGATGGATGAAGCCCATCATTTGTAGCTTTTTTTTCTTAAGGTAAAAGCGCTAAGGAAGAAGGGTACTTGTTGGCTCAAAAGGCTCAGTTATTTATTAACGTTCAAGAGTGCTATCAT
The DNA window shown above is from Pelodiscus sinensis isolate JC-2024 chromosome 2, ASM4963464v1, whole genome shotgun sequence and carries:
- the CEBPD gene encoding CCAAT/enhancer-binding protein delta; the protein is MSAAALYSLDSPACYRHWSLEPANFYDTKAGGGLSPSCKPGGGGGMSAEEQGGGSSNLAELSAAAPAMYEDESAIDFSSYIDSMSAVPNLELCNDELFADLFNSNHKAERGGDYGEYLPPAGRDPAKDFGAALLGGEPRPGSSAPRVALKQEPDWSDSDLSSSLLPSQVATCAQTIMNLSGQPTPPTSPEPAGSSSPSSCSTRSPSSSSSCGQGPVAGAPGRDRGGKKWVDRFSPEYRQRRERNNIAVRKSRDKAKRRNQEMQQKLLELSAENEKLHKKIEQLTRDLSSLRHFFKQLPGASFLQPGSGTDCR